A region from the Linepithema humile isolate Giens D197 chromosome 1, Lhum_UNIL_v1.0, whole genome shotgun sequence genome encodes:
- the LOC136998621 gene encoding vascular endothelial growth factor C-like, giving the protein MSCMPTRYGTKNVTVKQMAKYVPGLQCYHVVVEQHIKCKCKCMVKESDCNRRQEYDENNCECVCVRKDKCKGNMSWDEKSCECMCNKQDRICSTGLVWVPDMCGCAKVEMMPSSSGGNNLFNKFFNINSVT; this is encoded by the exons ATGTCTTGCATGCCGACCAGATATGGGACGAAAAACGTCACTGTTAAACAAATGGCGAAATATGTCCCTGGATTGCAATGTTATCACGTAGTAGTAGAACAGCACATCAAATGCAA ATGTAAATGCATGGTGAAAGAAAGTGATTGCAACAGACGTCAGGaatatgatgaaaataattgtgaGTGCGTATGCGTAAGAAAAGATAAATGCAAAGGAAACATGTCCTGGGATGAAAAATCATGTGAGTGCATGTGCAATAAACAGGACAGAATATGTTCGACCGGACTCGTATGGGTTCCTGACATGTGCGG ATGCGCCAAGGTGGAAATGATGCCGTCTTCTTCCGGTGGTAAtaacttgtttaataaattctttaacatCAATTCAGTGAcataa